The window TTTTGGTGAGTTACACTATACAATTTTTCTGATATTTGAGAACTGTATACTACAGTGCCTTAATACTTTTGAAATTTCAACAACAttttgacaaaacaaaaaaaatcttttcttagaTTCTCATAATTACCCATTAATAATTAGTATTAGAATACTAGTCTGCTGCCCTATAGAGGATTGTGATATGATTAAATCTACAACTAGAATCTTTAAGATTGTCTCTTTGTAATCCTCTAGACTAAACTGTTCAAGGTTCTTAATAAAGATACTAGAACAACTtgcatttcctcctccagtggattaaggcaaacagagattaaatgatctgcCTGAGGTTTCACTCTTTGTACTCAGGTCTTCTAGTCTCTAGGTCCAGTTCTTTATCCATTTAGGCATCTAATTACTCCTAATAAATtgcttatatttcaaaatattctttctcattttccttatcttttattaatagtattatagaaaatttttggtaattaaaaaaaaataaagtatagcTTATTTTGATCAGGTCAGCTAcaaatgaagggtttttttttttttggtaggattTTAGTCATTATGTGAACTTAAACaccttttgattttaaaaaagcctttcaGTTAGATAGTAAACATATTTTACAAAGTAATTAAATGTTCAACTCTTATAAAAGAATTTCAGTAATCCTTTCAattggaattttatatttttctttagatgTTTTTAACTCATTATGCTTTTGAATTTCTGTCAAATGGTAttcagaaaatcaagaaaatattgaaatCCTCATTATTGtcaaatattttatcaataacAATTTCATATCTACATTCCTATTAATTCAGACAATTTAATATGTAGCAAAAGGCATCATGATCATGCTAACTTAATGGGATGTGACTATTAAAATGAGCTTAATTTATAGAACAAATGACACTATTTCAGTTTCTCATTATTAATAGATACAGCgtcaaaagatagcaataaaaaaaggATATACCCTATGCCTATGCAATTGGtaataagaaaatatagatattataggtaataaataacacaagattttgagGTTTATCAAGAAAAATAAGCTCTTTGATTtgttaaatagaaaaatttgttaaaaaaaagaaaaaaaaccttataaaatGTTCCCATGCCTTATGCATTTTTTGATAGGCAAAGGTCACCCATAtggtaaaattttcttttaatatgtatTCTATATAATGATTGAGtaggaaaacaagaagaaatttaaTATGCTCCTATTATATGTTACTCCAGGATAGGATAAAACATTATAGAAAGGGGGATAATGGTAAGCTGATGtgtttttatgaatatttttagcTTGCTCAGTTTGTCccaatattcaataatattacCTATAAATTTGTAATTCagaaaatcttttgatttttttcagaatagAAAAGTGGAATTTGATTTCTACTGCCATTCTCATACCAcattaaatatggtaaaattattttgagatgaAGACCAGAAAATATCATTCATCCTCCTCTAAAGATCTGGCTAGcaaattctttttaactttagTCCTCAGCAACTGAAAATAGATATTAAGCTCACTACAAATGCCATAGGACTTAACCTGGCCAAATAAACATGATATAAATTATTGTTCTCCCTAGAAGTTCACTTTTTGTTTCATGTATGATGGATCTCCTTGGGCTCCTCTTTGCTCACtactaaaattaagaaaaaccttCCAAAACAAAGGCGTACTCAATTATGTATTTCCCAAACATGACTATTGCTAtgattctaaaaatgaaattcaatgcctatttatgtatatatacaagagTACCATCTGAACCAATGCTTCTCCCTCCATGTTCTGTAAAAAAAACAAGAGTTAAAACAGTTTACATTAGTGAGTTCACTTTAAAAGTTAAGAGTGTCTTACAACATAAGATCACCATGCCTATACCCCCTGATCTTGCCATTGCTTCTCGCTTAGCATCTATGACATTAGTGAATTACCAAACTATTGAAGTCATTAATGAAATGTGGTATAGTGGGAAAAATGCTGATCTTAACAGAATACTTGTGTTTGAATCTTAGCTCTGGCACTCACTGTGGCATGCTGAATAACTTTTACCTTTCTATACTTCATTTTTacaatttgaaaataaacataatttgtAATAGTTATGTTGCACGTTGTGAGGAAAAAtaactttaacatttttttttaaagtgagctATTATTGTCTTTTCTGCACTCAAAATCCCCATGGGATTTAGATCTGGACAGAACCTcaaaaatcatctaatccaaagttcccatttcatagataagaatTATAGCCCAGAAAGGTTGTTATTGGTATGAGGTTACTGATTACTCAGTGGTTATGTATATAATGGATATGGTATTCAAACTCATGTATTCAGATACATAATTCAATGTTGTTTCCAATCTACCACATTACCTCTTTAGCCAGATGTGGTCTCTTTGAAAATATTCTGGGAAAAAAGGGTATTAATCATAGAGAACAAAAGCTCCCTAAAGGCAGTAAAAGcataattttataatctttgtATCTTGAGTGCCTGGTACTATGCCTTTCATATAAAAGGACTTTAACTTTATTGCACTGAATTGAAACAAACTCATTTTGAGTATCAGCCTTGAAAAAGGACAGTTGAGTAGTGTGACTGACAGAAATAAGACAGAAATTTCTCAGcctaaaaatcataataattttgAGAAAAAGGATGTAAAAAGGCATAAATGCAACATTCATATTTCTTCTAATCtccttttttaagattttgtaaaactatattaaaaaggtGTATGCATTCCTAAaaagacttgttttttttaaactgtcatcACCTAATATATATCTCTTACTTTTCCCTAGCTATTCCAAAGCCTTAATTCTATTCATCATGACATATGCTTGACTGACAATTGATCATGATTAGCTAAGTACATCTTATAATATAACTAAAAGCTTAGGTCAATATACTTTAAACAGCTATGTTGTTAAATTCTGAAAGCAGCCATAGTGATAGATTGCTTAAATGTCAAAAAGTAAATTATCTGAGAGAAGTTATAAACTCTTATCAATTTTCTGATGATTTTAACCTTATAGACCTTTtagaatttggaaaattaaaaaatgttttaaataaagtaCATCTATATAGTGCTCCAAATAGTTACAGGATCTTGAGAAGCTTTTAACATTCCTGCTATAAAGTTCATTTTAGTTGCCTTCAAAATATTTGAGCTATAATCTTCTCTTGGGTTACAAAGAGGAAATGTTCTCAGTAACCACTAACTCCTTAAATTCTCTGAGGAGTACAAAAACTAAATTATAGGATTCTAAATAGAAAAAGGATATTAAGAGTCTTTCTTGTACTCACTTGTATGCATATTGCTTTTTAAACATTCTCAAGTTTTTTCATGACTATCgattatttccatatattttgtaaattccttaagaggGGTCAAGTTTGTCGGTTCTTCTTTATCTCCTCCATATCCTTAAATACCACATTGTTTCCTAACCAATGTTCCAGGATATTCTGATGTGCTATGACATACTTATGTCACAAGCATAGAGTGTCCTTACTCTGCCAATTTTTGACCTGGATGGGGAGGCTGGAGATGGTAATAACTGAGATGAAAATAACAATTTTCTCATATTTGATGGCAAGGAACTTCCAGCTTCAAATATACATCAAAAgctatagaaatatatcttttccCCACAATCCTATGTAAAAATGGCAAGCTAAAATTTCCCTTACCATTTGGGTCAAAACAAGGGTTCTTATGACAACCCCACCTTTTATATTGAAGTCCTAATGCCAATTTATCCTTATTCTTTTCCTATGGAGTCTTCACCTTCTGGCTCCCATTCACCCTACCCACTGCAGCCAATAAAAGCTTGCTGAACTGTTTGAATACATAGTGTTTGAATCCATCCATTTAACTTGAATATTTTGTTGCCAACTTACGTTATGGAATATATGTTAGTTACTTGAGGCAAAgtctatgtttttaaaataagttatctGGAACTaaagtttttcatattttcataccTCTCAGGGAGCTGAGGTTCTTGGGCTGctttaaatttcaaaaaggaaacatttattactGTTCCTTAACTTCCTCAGCTCAGCATtatgtgaatattttaaatttacatatgAATGCATACATTTCCCAAATTTATGGAATATGTACTAATGCTGACCATGATATTCTTTTTATTGAAAATCTTCAatataaaatagctttaaaaatgagaggaagataatatattacattattactTCTGATATGAACACTTTTATGCTTTATGTAAGTTTACCTCCTTTATGCTGTTTGTGTTTTATCTGTAATGTTTCATATTAGTCAGATTTCTACATTATTGAATACCTAATAAACAGTTTAATATCAAACACCTTAATAAGCTGTTAGACTGAGGGGAACATAATGTTGTTACTATTTGCTTGgcatatttttagatttttttctcatcatgCTTATTCATGTACAGTTTGGAAAGAGGATCCTGTTCTTTTCCACTCAGCCAAAAGTTCTTTTTGAACATCTTCTGGTAATTCAAAAAAAACTGCAGGGTCAATGCCAGAAGGAAAAGTAATTTCCTCCTCTGCAGATTCTTGCTCTCTGTTTTCTGTAAGACTGAGATGCTGAGAAACTGAGCCTGTAAGCTGCTTATGGCTATCGGAGGTGTGATTTTTGGAAAATAGTTGCTGACTTTGTAAGTTTGGGAAAGAATGGAATATAGACACAGCAGGGTTTGTATTTGAAAAATGGAACCCTTGGGATTCTTTAGGTCCTTGACTCATTCTTTCATCTCTCAGCTCACTGTCTAAATAGTGAGGAGAATCCTTGCGGCTAAACAAGTAAGTGGAACCAGTGCTACTTAAACCTGATGTACCTGGTTCACTAGTAGATATAGAGGCTAATTGTTTGCTACTGGATAAATGATCTCTGGGATTTGAAACAATgtcatgcatttgttttgaagaaaagaaagataacacCCCTTTAGAAGCATGTAATGGGCAACTCAAACTTCcctttccttgaattttttctcTAGTTTTGCCAGAAAGGATTTCTTCTTGAATATCTACTGGAAGCTGCTTAAAGACTTCATGGTCAATACCCTCAGGAAGTgagtgaaatggaaaatcatgaatttctttttctttagtaaaATTTGTAGTATCTAATGGAGACTCTCCAGTTCTTATGCTTTCAATTCTTCCACTTGGTAGAAAATCCCAGTTTATCTCTTTGTCTTGTGAAAATTCTTCCATATGAGTATCTTTCATTTTCTAgaacatataaaaattttaaaatataattatatgatctCCTAGATAAACTGCCCATGACACATCCATGTTCATGCTACGATATTTCTGTCCATCTTAAGATAtgaattaatattcattattctAGATATAAATCTGGGATTATGCACTTTCCCCCAATAGGCTTCAAAACCTCCTGTGGTTACTTTCAAGTGCTAAGTATGATTAAACCATTCCTCACTTACCCTATGCCTCATGACTAACCTTCCAGGTATATGAATCACTAGTAAGTTACAAAGTAAATATACCTGGTTAAAGACAAAATTTTAGAACTGGAGGGAGCCTTAAAGATCATTAagtttaaccccttcattttagagataagaaactgagactcaggggaaattaaatgatttgtccaacatcattttaaagataagtcCTTTCATAGTGCAATAAGGACAGTTGTTTGAGAAAATTACTACTCTGAAGAATAATAGAAACACCAGAGAAGAAAAACCATTACTATGATATTTATCAAACATTATTACAAAtacataaaagataatttttaaaatttatatcctATGTAACTTAAGGCCAAGAAGTTTTTTAACATCTTGTCCCAAAAATGATATCTACACAATCTCACTGAATTTCTTGCCGTCTCCAGCATCATAATAGCATATAAGCAActagatattatttatattattaatattttaaaattaagtgcctacttaaaCTTATATAACTGACATAGGCTCACCAAATTAATCAATTTTACCATATAAGCAActagatattatttatattattaatattttaaaattaagtgcctacttaaaCTTATATAACTGACATAGGCTCACCAAATTAATCAATTTTACTTAGTAAATCACTATTTAACattctaaatatttgttttcactttaaaatcacatttcaaaattacaaattagtattttaaaatagttcCAGTAACATATTATAATGAACAATAAATCACTGCAAATTAAGAAGTGAATTGACAGCCCACATGTGAATTATATAGTTGAAGACAGTATTTTTGTTAATCATTCCATTTTGGGTTGTCAAAGTAAGAAccaacaaattattatttttaatcactgAAAAATATCATTGACTTTTACCAGCTTTTACTATTGTCTACTTTTTACATGAATGTCATTCAATAGTAGATCTATATAAATGCTGCTGTTAAAGCTCATATTATGCCAGGACATAGATAAGTGAATTATGAAAAAACATTTGCTTTCTGCTAATATCAAATGGAtgtttatagaaatgaaaattgaaaggtCTAGCTTTTAAGCTTGTTTTACATTATTCAATACTGTACATAAATTTATTCCTACTTCCAAAATTACCTAACTTTCTCTACTGTTATGCTATATGATGCATACCATCAAAGGAAACCCTCAGCTATTTTAATCAATGGTGAAAATGTTCCATTACTAGATTAGATGAATAGTTAATGTTAAAATTCATATGCACAAGACTCTAGGATAATAGCACCTGGATAGCACTAGGATAATAGCACtaggataatagcacctataaatgaataaaaacataacCCACAGAAATCAGCACACAGCACCAGAGCTGGACTCTCATGATCTTAAACTGAACACAAAGTGAACAACCCAGTTTATTTCCCTGATCTCTGCACTTACATAAGAGCGCTTGCCAGAGTGTGAAGTTGTTGATGATGACGGtgttaaataaaattcaatagatCCTTTCTTAGAGGTGGGTAGTGATTTAAGATTGGAGAAGCACACACTTAGAAGGGTAAGGTGAAATGGCATCTTCACGTTTACCATATTTCGAAATAGTTTCATAAGTATATCAACCATTGGAGTCATAACATCATAATTTcctaaatgaattatttaaaagaggtaagaaaaataaatgcatttgaaTGAATTATTAGAATCAAGAGCTTAATTATGGATAGATTTAAAATGttgataaaatcaagaaaaaaaatctgagatatCTCACTATTACATAGAAAGTCAAATGAATTACAGGTAGCATTTAATTCTAAAATTGGCAAGAGCTTCATCaagttcaaagaaaaaaggatttttgaTTGCTTTTAGAACAAGTTAAGATTACTGACTGTAATAGAAATTAGAAGCAATACTGTGCCAAAGAATAAGCAATTCTGACCCCTTTAAATAAGGAAAGCCTTTTTAACTGCCTTGTGtttgagtttctttatctgaaaaagagaaaataattagttTGACTTTTTTAGTGAAAAGTGAGCTGCTGGAACAATCCCTACTATCCGATTTAGTCGCTTAGACTTTCTAAAGCTCTGGTTCTTTCCCTATAAGACAATGATAATAATTCCTGTGGTGTCTGACTCACTGGGTTCTTGTGAGAGTCAATAGATATGATGTATATTATCAAAGAATGCTACAAAACTGTTAAAGTAATAGATAATTATCtcctattatcatcattattgatGGGGCAAAAGTGGCAGTCCCCTTATTCCTATAAAAACTGTTTACCTTGACTTGATTCCCACTGATTCCACTACTATCTTTATATTGAATACTTTGGAAGCAAAATTAACTCATAGCCAAAAATGACAGTAGGGAACCTAAAGAATAGGTTTATCATTAAGATACTTGGAAGAAGGTAAAAAGACTCCAAGGGATGATATGAGAGGCCTAAAGAGCTGCCAGATAATTTTCATACATAATTTTACTGATTATAATAACTATAAATTCTGTTTGTATAggatttaaggtttacaaactgCTTTGAAGTAGGTCTTACAAATGTATTATTCCTGTCTTTCAGGTAAGAAAACTAAGGTTTGGGGCACTGAAGTTACTGACCTAGGGTCATGAAGCTTACTTATtgacaaaatttgaacccagatctcttgaCAGCAAGTCCACTGCTCTTTGCATCAGAGAATATTGCCTTTAACATTTGGCTTATTCTAAAGAATGCTAAAATGAAAGTAAGTGTTTAAAGCTGCTTAGTTAGCCTACAAATTCTCcatatttgaaaatagttttcCTATACCTTGGCATAGGCTAGAACTGAACACTATCTATGACAGGGTAGCTCTACCCAAAATTCTTTTCTCACTTGGAATTAAGTTTCTTGAGACTTGATATAACCAAGCAGTTGGTCAAACAAATAGTTACTGCTAATGGAATATCCATGAGAGGAGAGGATGTGAAAAGTCCTtaggtttttttctccttaatgtaagatattacttttttcttttttttctttttctttttttttttttttttttttttactaatttgtttaaaaatgaatattcttttaaagataattcttaactattatttaaagaaaaggtGTTTTACACGTGTTTCTGATTCAATTGTGGGACTACAAGGGTAGTCTGTACTTATGATATAGTTCTACTCATTATTTAATTGTTGTTAAAAATTCAAGTGATACTTAGTACAACCAAATTTCTCAATACAGAAAAATTAAACCAATGCAAAAGTCTATTCAGGATAAAGAAAAAATCGAAGAAGTCAATAAAATAAGCTCATACCTGTCCCTAACTTCTGAATTACATGAGATGGGATAGGACACTGACGGCTCTCACGGTTAAAATGTCTATCAGATGAAAACCGACGGATGATTAATCTTATTGTATGTGGCTTCCTTCCATCTTTACATACTCTGAAAATAAGGAaccataatatttaataatttccaAATAAGACATAGTAACCCCTCACTTAACTTTGGAGGTCTCTTATCTATGAAACTGCAACTGTTACCAGGAAATTTAAAAGaccaaaaagcaacaaaaataattatcataaaGTCCATATACTTGTAAAATAGCCTCTCAAGCTCTCACTATTTAGTCTTAATTTAAACACAATAATTCTAACAAGCTTTTTATCTACTTTCCTAGGCCATAGGAAATTAGTACTGACATGCACTCTAAGAGACAAAGGAGAAAGCCACTAATATGGAAGaatgcaaataaaattttaaaagtagttaTACaaaaaagcatactattttagGGCCAATTAATCACCATGCAAATTGCAGCCAAAAATCAACTAcctagcaaaattaagcataattttccggggaaaaagatggacattcaatgaatttcatttattttcgatgaaaagaccagagctgaacagaaaatttgttcttcaaatacagaactcaagagaaccataaaaaggtaaaaaggaaattaaaatcttttttttttttaattaaaaagtttacattcctatatgggaagatggtatttaatttaactcttgagaactgtatctttgttaggggtataTTTAGAAGGTTTTAGGTGTAGTTTGAtgttattgtgatgatataaaaaaagaaattaggaatggAAAAGgtattgtactggaaaaagaggaaaggggagataaaatggggtaaattacatctcatgaagaaacaaaaaagacctattacaattgaatgaaaaaaggtagggggatgagcattgtgtgaaccttaatctcatcagatttagctgaaagagagaatatcagatttAGTTTGATAAAGAAACTtatctcaccctatagggaagtaggagggaaaagggaaaaggaaaaaggagaaactaATGGGAGGGAGATCATtagtagaagaggaaaaagaaagggaggaagtgctataaaaggggagggctatttgagggaggtggtagtcagaagcaaaactctggggaaagaggaaaagggtgaaaggaaagaaaaaagtataatttgggaaaataagatggcaggaaatacagaattagtaattttaactgtgaatgtgaattagatgaattctcccataaaacagaaacagacagcAGACTAGATTACaagccagaatactacaatatgttgtttacaagaaacacatttaaagtagaatgATAcgtacagagtaaaagtaaaaggctggagctatgcttcagttgaagtaaaaaaaagcaggggtagccattctgatctcagatcaagcaaaagcaaaaatagatctaattaaaagaaataaggaatgaaactacatcttgctaaagggtaccataatgAAGAATGataatatcaatgctaaacacaaatggaaaagttaaaagagttccaagaagaaatagacagcaaaactatactagtgggggatcatAGAACTAGTaatatcaaaccacaaaataaacaagaaagaagttaaagaggtaaacagaattttagaaaagttaggtatgacagatctttggagaaaactaaatgaggacagaaagaaatatacttttttcttggtggtatatggaacctacacaaaaactgaccatgtattagggtataaaaacatctaaatcaaatgaagaaagtcagaaatagtaaatggatcttttttcagatcatgatgcaataaaaattacatgtaataaagggctggagaaaaaagaccaaaaatttattggaaactaaataatctaattctaaagaatgagtgggtaa of the Sarcophilus harrisii chromosome 1, mSarHar1.11, whole genome shotgun sequence genome contains:
- the POLI gene encoding DNA polymerase iota isoform X1, whose translation is MDMLGVEPEEEEDEDEEEEDEEEDTMDPQLLGAAGGPRSSSEPVEAVRLAPSVHSQVVPAGSASYRVIVHVDLDCFYAQVEMISHPELKGKPLGVQQKYLVVTCNYEARKLGVKKLMSVRDAKEKCPQLVLVNGEDLTRYREMSYKVTELLEEFSPVVERLGFDENFVDITQTVEKRLHQLQSDDYSVVAVCGHVYNNQSVNLNDILHVRLLIGSQIAAEMREAIFNQLGLTGCAGVASNKLLSKLVSGTFKPNQQTVLMPESCQDLIGSLDHIKQMPGIGYKTTKRLESLGINSVHDLQIFSPEILEKELGISVAQRIQKLSFGEDNSPVTPSGPPQSFSEEDSFKKCSSEVEAKKKIEELLAKLLNRVCKDGRKPHTIRLIIRRFSSDRHFNRESRQCPIPSHVIQKLGTGNYDVMTPMVDILMKLFRNMVNVKMPFHLTLLSVCFSNLKSLPTSKKGSIEFYLTPSSSTTSHSGKRSYKMKDTHMEEFSQDKEINWDFLPSGRIESIRTGESPLDTTNFTKEKEIHDFPFHSLPEGIDHEVFKQLPVDIQEEILSGKTREKIQGKGSLSCPLHASKGVLSFFSSKQMHDIVSNPRDHLSSSKQLASISTSEPGTSGLSSTGSTYLFSRKDSPHYLDSELRDERMSQGPKESQGFHFSNTNPAVSIFHSFPNLQSQQLFSKNHTSDSHKQLTGSVSQHLSLTENREQESAEEEITFPSGIDPAVFFELPEDVQKELLAEWKRTGSSFQTVHE
- the POLI gene encoding DNA polymerase iota isoform X2; amino-acid sequence: MDMLGVEPEEEEDEDEEEEDEEEDTMDPQLLGAAGGPRSSSEPVEAVRLAPFHSQVVPAGSASYRVIVHVDLDCFYAQVEMISHPELKGKPLGVQQKYLVVTCNYEARKLGVKKLMSVRDAKEKCPQLVLVNGEDLTRYREMSYKVTELLEEFSPVVERLGFDENFVDITQTVEKRLHQLQSDDYSVVAVCGHVYNNQSVNLNDILHVRLLIGSQIAAEMREAIFNQLGLTGCAGVASNKLLSKLVSGTFKPNQQTVLMPESCQDLIGSLDHIKQMPGIGYKTTKRLESLGINSVHDLQIFSPEILEKELGISVAQRIQKLSFGEDNSPVTPSGPPQSFSEEDSFKKCSSEVEAKKKIEELLAKLLNRVCKDGRKPHTIRLIIRRFSSDRHFNRESRQCPIPSHVIQKLGTGNYDVMTPMVDILMKLFRNMVNVKMPFHLTLLSVCFSNLKSLPTSKKGSIEFYLTPSSSTTSHSGKRSYKMKDTHMEEFSQDKEINWDFLPSGRIESIRTGESPLDTTNFTKEKEIHDFPFHSLPEGIDHEVFKQLPVDIQEEILSGKTREKIQGKGSLSCPLHASKGVLSFFSSKQMHDIVSNPRDHLSSSKQLASISTSEPGTSGLSSTGSTYLFSRKDSPHYLDSELRDERMSQGPKESQGFHFSNTNPAVSIFHSFPNLQSQQLFSKNHTSDSHKQLTGSVSQHLSLTENREQESAEEEITFPSGIDPAVFFELPEDVQKELLAEWKRTGSSFQTVHE